CGTCTTAGCTCATGTTATTTCTCCTTCAGAAGAGGAAAGAGAATTAGCCGCTGATCAGCCTCATCAGGACTTTGAACCACTTCCCTACCGTAATTTAGAGAAGCAATTACAGTCCTATCAAGCAACTCTAACTTGTCCGAGTGAACTAGAAATTGTGAGTGGCGACCCCGCCGAGGAAATCGTGCGGCTTGCCAATATCTATGAAGCAGACTTGATTATGATTGGCAGTCGAGGTCTGACAGGCTTAAACCGGATCATTCAGGGATCAGTAAGCAGCCAGGTAGTAGAAAGCGCTCCCTGCTCAGTTTGGGTCGTAAAACCCAAATTCCAGTAATCGGTTAGTAATCGCTAGAAAACCTAAACCCAATGACAGCAAGGTTAATCTTGCATGTCAAACTTTCTCATTCCTTCAAGAAAGCTCAGGCTTGATGAATTTTATACTTGACTCTGCTGGCGCAGCGATCGCAGAGGTGCTTGCACAGTAGACAGGTCAGGGCTTTTGGAAACAGACTGTGAAAACTCACTCAGGTTGCAGAGTCATCCTTAACTCTAATACACTCCTAGCCAAGACCAGTCATCATTACCCTACCCCTTGCCATGTTTGCAAGTTCAGACAATCCTGAACTCTCTATCGTTATTCCTTTTTATAACGAGGCGCTCAACATTGATCACCTGTTTGAGCGGTTACTCTCGGTACTCGATCAACTCCAAGTTCAGTACGAAGTTATTTGCATTAATGATGGCAGTCAAGATGACACGCTAAAGTACTTAGTGAAGCATCACCAGCGTCGGCCTGAAATTAAGGTGATTAACTTATCCCGTAATTTTGGCAAGGAAGTGGCCCTCACCGCAGGTCTAGATTTTAGCCAAGGGGCCGCTGTCGTTCCCATTGATGCTGATTTACAAGATCCGCCCGAATTAATTGGAGATTTGATGGCAAAGTGGCGGGAAGGCTACGATGTTGTATTTGCAACACGGCGATCGCGACAGGGAGAAAGTTGGATCAAGCGCTGGACTGCGGATGTGTTTTATCGCCTTATCGGACGCATGAGCCAAGTCCCGATTCCTCGAAACACCGGAGACTTCCGCTTACTCGATCGCCGTGTCATTGATGCCCTCAAGCAAATGCCAGAAAGAACTCGCTTCATGAAAGGGCTATTTGCTTGGGTCGGATTCAAACAAGCAGCGGTGTTTTACGATCGCCCCCAACGCTACAAAGGCACAACAACCTGGAATTACTGGCGCTTGTGGAACTTTGCCGTAGATGGCATTACTTCTTTTAGCTTCCTACCCTTAAAAGTTTGGAGCTATTTGGGTCTATCTCTCTCCATTCCCTCATTTTGCTACGCTACTTTTCTGGTTGTGCGGACTTTAATCTTCGGGATCGATGTACCTGGTTATGCCTCCTTAATGGTGGTTGTCTTATTTTTAGGTGGCATCCAACTAATCACGCTCGGCATCATTGGTGAATACTTAGGTCGAGTTTACGAAGAAGTCAAGCGAAGACCACTTTATTTAGTCCGAGAAGCCTATGGCTTTAAGACCACTAATCCCGAATAGCTTCATTTAACTTTTTCAGCAGCGATTGACAACGAATACAATGCCAATATCGTGACTCCTATATTTTGGAGCTAGCGATAGGTAGACTCTGCTGTATTCTATGAATGCAATGCTAGGAAGACTGTTAGGGGCACGCTACAAAGTTATACAAGCTCTAGGCTCAGGCGGGTTTGGTCAGACCTACATTGCAGAGGACATGCAGCGACCTGGAAATCCTCCCTGCGTGCTAAAACACCTCAATTTTTCGACACATCATTCCCAGGTTTTGCAGCAAGTGAGGCGCTTGTTTTATGCAGAAGCAGAAACTTTAGAAAAGCTAGGGAAACACCATGACCAAATTCCTCAACTGCTGGCTTATTTTGAGGAAGAGCAAGAATTTTATTTAGTGCAAGAATTTATACCTGGAAATCCTTTAAGTGTGGAATTACCTGGGGGCACTAAGTTATCAGAAGCCCAAGTCATTGGCATCTTGGAAGATGTTTTAGGAGTCTTAGCTTACGTCCACTCTCAAGGGGTCATTCACCGAGATATCAAGCCAGATAACTTGATCAGGCGACAGCAGGACGGCAAATTAGTTTTGATTGATTTTGGTGCTGTCAAAACCATTACCAACCAAGTGGTCGAAACGACAGGCCAAACCCAGTTAAGCGTACCGATTTACACCTCTGGTTACGGAGCTAGTGAGCAATGTTTAGGGAAGCCTCAATTTAGCAGCGACATTTATGCGTTAGGCGTGATTGCGATTCAAGCCCTAACGGGAATGCGGCCTTCCCAGTTTCCTCTCGACCCAGAAAGTAGTGAAATCGTTTGGCACGATCAAGCTCGTGTCAGTCTTCATTTGAGAAACATCATTGACAAGATGGTGCGCTATCACTTCAGTCAGCGTTACCAATCGGCGATCGCAGTTTTACAAGACCTCCACCAAATTGCTGATGCACCTGTTGCTACAAGCGATCCGGTTAAACCTGCGGCAACTCCGATCGTAGCTCCCACCGTAAATCCCATCAGACCTGTTAAAAGCGAGCGCTTTCGTCGGCTATGGCCCGTTTTATTGGGAGTTGGGGTTGCTGCAATTGCTAGCTTTGGGGTCGCAGCTCTGTTGAAAAAGCCTTTACTTCAACCTTTCATCGATGCGGCTGTAGAAACACCCACAGAAACTCTCAACCCACTAACTAGCTCCGATTCAGCGATCGCAACCACTAATATGAGCTGGGGCGAGAAAATTTTGACACCGGGAGTCGCCCCACCTACTAAACAGAAGGGAGTGGATGCGTTCGCCGCCAGTGCGTATCCTCAAGCAGTGATAGCTCTAGAAGCCGCACGTCAGGCAGAGCGTAGCGACCCCGAAACCCTGATCTATCTCAACAATGCTCGAATTGGGGCAACTCCTGCTCATGCGATCGCAGTGGCTGTTCCTCTAGGCGACACCCTTTACTCGTCCTTAGAAATTTTACGAGGGGTAGCCCACGCTCAAACCCAGGTAAACCAGAAGGGAGGGATTAATGGCGTACCACTCAAAGTTGCGATCGCCAATGACAGCAATCAAGCTGAGCTAGCTGAAGCCATTGCCACTACTTTAGTCAACCGCTCCGAAGTTCTAGGAGTTGTGGGGCATGGCACCAGCGATACGACTCTAGCGGCGGGTCAGGTTTACCAAGCAGGGGAATTAGCCATGGTGGCCCCAGTCAGTTCTGCCGTTCAACTTTCGACGCTGGGCGACTATATTTTTCGGGTGATGCCCAGCGATCGCTTCACCGCCCGTGCCCTCTGCAACTACATGCTGACTCAGCTACAAAAGAAGCGAGTCGCGATCTTTTTCAGCTCTGGGAGTAGCTACAGCGAATCCTTAAGCAGTGAGTTTAAGAATGCTTTATTTTACGGAAATCAAGGCCAGGTCGTAGCGGAATTTGATTTGGCTGGCCCTGACTTCAACGCTTACGAAACAGTTGAGCAAGCGATTAAGAAAAAAGCAGAGGTGATTATGCTAGCCGCCCCCAGTCAGGTGAGCGATCGCGCCTTGCAGGTGGTACAAATGAACCGCAGACGGCTTCCCGTTCTAGCCGGGGACAGCATCTATACCAAGAAGACTTTACAAGTGGGGGGAGAGGCAGCAGTCGGCATGGTTGTGGCGGTTCCTTCCAATGTTTTGGGGAATACTCGCCTACCCTTTCAACAGCAAGCCCAGAAGCTATGGGGGCATGAGATCGACTGGCGCACGGCTCTTGCCTACGACTCAACCCAGACTTTGGTCGCAGGAATCCAACGCGACCCTTCTCGTCGCGGAGTTAGACAGACTTTAGAAACACCGAATTTTGCTGCAACTGGTGCTCTAGGTGCCGTGTCCTTTTCCCCGACAGGCGATCGCGAAGGGGTAGTGCAGCTAGTTCAGGTCGCGCCCGCTTCTAAACAACAACCTCAGGTTTATCGGTTCAAGCCCATCAACTAGTCCTGAGCGCTAGCGAGAAATTTCCAGCATAGTTGCAGGAGCAGAAGTCGAACTAGCGGGAGTGTTGGGTTGCTGCTTCAGGCGCTTCAGTTGCAGTTCCCGAAATTGTGCTGCGGCATCATTCAAATTTTGTTGCTGCTCAGCTCCGTAGTCATCCGCACTCCGCATGCCACTAAAAGCAGCCCGGTGCATTAGGTTAAACAAACTGGAGGCACCGTTGCCAGAACGATCAGAAAAGAGATCGGTACCTCCATCCTTATTTTGGAAATCCTCTAACGGCTGCACAGCCCCGGCGGTTTGGGCCAAGGTTGGTTGAGGCAGTAGACCAGGAACGAGAGCAACACCGACTAGCAGACCGAGAATGAGTCGGGCCTGGAAGCGAGGAGAAGCTAATTTGATCTGAGGCTGCATCTTCATAAGCCGTTTTGGGTGCAAGGTTTACTAAGCTTTTACTGACGTTTAGGACGTAAACAAACTAGAAAAGCTCCCACGTTGCATCTAAATTAGGGATATTTTCTAGGTTTGTCGATCCACTTTATTCACTCTATAAAGACAGTCTAACTCTGCTTAGGCGAATGTACGACGCAGTAAAGGCTGAATGCTCAACAGCGCGACGAGATCAAACGCCAAAAGAACCAAGAGTGCTCCGCCTAAACTGACTGCTCCCCAAGGCGCTTGCATCACCACACTGTTTAAGGCCCAGTCGTTGTGTAAATAGAGATAGCGAATTGGCTCGATCGCGTAGCTCAGGGGATTGAGCGTCGCTACCACTTGTAACCAGCGCGGCATAAAAGACAGAGGCGCAAGCGCAGTGCTGGCAAACAACAGCGGTAAATTGGTGACAAAAATCACGGCAATCAGTTCGACGTGTCCGGGCAAAGCAAAGGCCAAACCTAAGCTCAAGCCTGTGACTCCCAAGACGAGAGCAAACACAATTAAAGTGACAACACCCAAACCGAGGAGATTAGGTAGACCAGCGCCTAGAAATGCGATCGCGCTGACAATCACTGCTGTCTGAATCAAGCTGAGCGTGGTGATGAAAATCGCTGAGGCCACCACAATGGAGAAGCGAGAAGCCAGCGGTGCCACTAACAGACGATTTAAGAAACCAAACTCGCGATCGAACATCACAGGCAGACCTGCATTCAGCGCCCCACCAAAAGCCGTGAAGACAATAATGCCCGCACCTAAAAACTGACCATAACTCTGGCTATCCCCAAACAAACCCTGCGGCACATTTTGAAACAAAGCGCCAAACAAAACCAGCCACATCAACGGCTGAATAATGCCAGCAATCAATGTAGAGGGACGACGTTGCAACTGAATAAATAGGCGACGGGTGAGCGCTAAAGTTTCTTGAACAAAGTCACTCAAAGCGCTGGTCTGAGGCAATGCGGTTTTTGCAGCGAGTCCAACGGCATGGCTAGGTAGAGCTGCATTTTCAGAAGGGACGCTGGGTTTCGGGGGAGTTACACTACGGCTCATTCAACTGTCCTCAGTTAGCTTAGGAATTAGTGCTCAAGAATTAACGCTCAGGGTCAACGCATATTTTGTTTGCGTTCGGCTTTGGGATCACGGCTCCCTGCCGCTGCGAGTTCTGCATCTACCAAAGTGCGACCTGTAGCAGCGAGGTAGACATCATCTAAGCTGGGGCGGGCTTGAGCAATGCCAAAGGTGGGTAGACCCGCCTCTTTGAGGGCTTGCTGTACCGTCGTGAGAGCTTCACTTTGGGACGCTACTACTAGATTGAGGGAATTGCCCTGAGCACTATTAATGATTACTTCCTGCACCGTCGGCAGGCTTTCTAACATTGCTCTGGCTTTTTCGGCTTCTTCAGGGGGCGTAAACTCTCGAATTCTTAAGGTAATGCGATCGCCCCCAACTTGATCCTTGAGAGCCGACGGTGTACCCGCTGCAATCACCAACCCGCGATCGATAATGGCAACGCGATCGGCTAAGGCATCAATCTCTTCTAAGTAATGGCTAGTGATAAGCACTGCGGTTCCTGCGGCTCGTAACTGACGTAGAAAGTTCCAGACTGCGACACGACTCTCAATATCCAAGCCTACCGTCGGCTCATCCAAAACCAAAACATCCGGCTGGTGCAGTAAACCCGCTGCCAAATCTAGCCGCTTCCGGAGTCCGCCTGAATAGGTGCCTGTCTTTTTATCGGCCCACTCTGCCAAGCCCAGTAATTCGATCGCTGTAGCAATTCGTTCTTTGGCGATCGTCCGAGGCAAATGATACAGCGCCGCTTGTAGTTGCAGCAGTTCCCGTCCAGTTAGAACTTTATCCAGTGCCACTTCTTGAGCTACGTAGCCCAGCAACTGTCGAGCTGCCCTAGGATTTTCAGTCACTGAAACACCAGACACCTCGACCTTGCCAGCATCCGGTTGCGCCAGGGTGCAAAGACAGCGAATCGTAGTGGTTTTACCTGCACCATTCGGTCCTAGGAGGCCAAAAATTTCTCCTGGTTCTACCTGAAACGAAACGTCTTTAACCGCTTCAACCTGACCGTAGTGCTTCTGGAGATGTTGAATCAGAACAGCGGGAGGCATAGCGATCAATATTCCTTGGCAATTTACAACTAAAGTTTAAGCAGCATCTCCTTTTATTCTAAACAGTTAGGCCTTGCAGCATTGGAATTGCACTGATTAAAGACTGGAGATTCTCGGTACAAAAGCTCAACAATTGATGGGTCAAAGGCAGACTATCTAGTACCATGCCAGCGCAGAGCAACATCAGATAGAGAATGGAATACTTAAACAGCGATCGCGCCTGATCTAAGTCAGCCGGAGCTTTTATCAGTTGCCATGCTTTCTGAGCAAAGACACTGCCCAATAGCAAGGCTACAGCAGCATACACCGCTCCCATCACATGTAAGGGATACACCAACAAAAGGGTCACGGGGATCAAGAGCAAGGTATACCACCAAATTTGCCGCGCCGTTTCTGCTTCTCCCGCGACCACAGGCAACATGGGCACCCCTACACTGGCGTAGTCTTTACGAATCATTAGCGCCAAAGCCCAAAAGTGCGGTGGCGTCCAGAAAAAGACAATCGCAAACAACACCCAAGCCGCCCAACTTAAATCACCTGTCACCGCTGCCCAACCGACTAACGGTGGAATTGCCCCAGCCGCGCCGCCAATCACAATATTCTGGGTACTATGCCGTTTGAGCCAGTGGGTATAGACCAAGACATAGACCACAATGCCCGACATCGCCAGCAAAGCGCTGAGCAAATTGGCAAAGACCACCAATAAAGAAAAGGAAACTGAAGCCAGGGCGATCGCAAAAATCAGCGCGTCACGAGGCTGCACCCGACCCGAAGGCAGAGGGCGATGCCGTGTCCGCTCCATTACATAGTCAATGTCGCGATCGTATAAACAGTTGATGGTGTTGGCAGAGGCCGCAGCCAGAGCACCCCCGGTCAACGTCACCAGCAGCAACAGCGGATTCACTTGGCCTTCTGCCGCAATCCACATTCCACCTGCGGTGGTAATCAGCAGCAGCAGGATAATGCGGGGTTTAGTGAGTTGGTAATAGCTCTGAATAACTTGAACTAAGTTTTGGTTTCGGCGGGGGGCTTGAGTCCAAAGCGTTTCTTGCATTATTTAGTTCCTATAAAACTTGCAGGCTACAGCAGCGGGGACACGACCCTACTGATCGTTAGCCATTCATGGCCTTATTAGGCTCTACAGTCTTACCTAAAGCGGGGCTAGGCAGGTTCAGAGTGAATGCTAGGCGAGGGTTGCACCGACAAACTAGAGGTCGGCTCAGCCGCTTTAATCGTGGAGCGATCGCGCCAAGCTACCACGGTGAATGCCACTAAGGTTCCGAGTAAAGCCGCACCAATCGCTTGGTGAGCCACGGTTAGCGGTTCCACCTGAAGGTGTAAACGAAATGTAGCGATCCCCAAGGCAACTTGCAACACCAGCAGACCTGCAATCCAGTTGGCAAACTGGCGCAGAAGTGGGCTTAGGGCAGGAGTTCGCCAAGCCAACCAGACAGTTGCGATCGTCGCTAAGCTAGCTGGCAGCACTCCAGCAATATGGCTATTCATCACTTGGCAGAGTTGAGCGGTTCCTAAGCATTGGTGTAACGCCCACTGCGAGCCAACTAGCGCCCCTAAAATGCTTTGAGCATAAACAAAGATAGCCGCGCTCAGACTGACCCAGGGTAGCTTTCCAACCGTGCCAGTGCCTTGATAAGGAACCAACGCCATGCGGATCACGAGCAAGGTCGTGAAATATAGCAATGCCGTTCCTAGGTGAGCCGTAACAATGTCGAAGCGCAGAAGTTCAGTGACTGTCAGTCCTCCCAAGGCTCCTTGAAACACAATCAAGCCTACAACTAGCGTGGCGGCCCAAGGCAACCAAGTTGGCAATTGGCGGCGATTCCACCAAGTAACTCCAAATAAGGCGATCGAAGACAAACCCAGCAGGGCTGCATCTAAGCGGTGGAACCACTCTAGGAAAACTTGCAGATTCATCTGCTGGCGGGGCACCAACTCCCCATAGCACAAGGGCCAGTCAGGGCAGGCTAATCCAGCATTCATCACCCGGGTAGCACTGCCAATTGCCATCAACAGCAGCGTCGCGATCGCCATCCGCATCACAAAACGCGAGAGCCATTGCACTAGCTGGGAGGACTCTGGCGCTAATTCAGGGTGACGAGGTAAGACAGAATCTGTCATAAGCGGTACCCTAACAAAAATCAAAATTTACTGGGATTTGGCCGACTCTCATCCTCACCCTAGCACTGGATCTTGAGGATGAAGGACTCTATTTACTACTTTAAGGACGCTATCCTTAAATGGAGGTAGGTTTAGGAATTTCTTTTGATTGTGAAGTAGGCTACAAACGGCTACATCTGGCTTTCAAGAGTTAAACCAGCATAAAAATCCAGACCTAGGATAAGTACTTCCAGGGCTTGATTCATCCGTCTTCGGTGCGATCCCGAAGAAATTCCTAAAGATATACAATGACGACCGATCTTCCCAACTCCCTGCTTTACCTTGGTAAGTAGATCGAACTGATAAAGCTTGATGATCCTAATTTTGCATTTAGCAAATTAATTCGTTTCTGCGGGAATTCTTTGGGCTGAATTTCCTTAGTTAATGAGATTTGAACTCATTAAAAAGAATTAATTGCCACTTAATCTCAAAGTTAGTTTTGATAGGAAGCTCTAACTAGCCGTGAAAATTCCCAGCGCTATTTCAGCCATGATTGCTGGCATCCTACTGACACTTGCGAGTGTTTGGTACGGCCAAAATCATGATTTGTTACCGATTGCAGCTTCTGAAGAAGCTCCTCTGGTAGACGGACTCTTCAATGTCATGATGACTATCGGAACTGGCATTTTCTTGCTGGTTCAGGGAGTCCTGATTATTTCCATCATTCGATTCCGTCGTCGTGAGGGAGACGACACAGATGGGCCTCCCATCCACGGCAACATCCCCCTCGAAATTCTTTGGACTGCGATCCCCGCCATCATTGTTTTGGGTATTTCGGTCTATAGCTTCGAAGTTTATCTGCGTGAAGGCGGCGTTGATCCCATGAATCACGCGGCTGCCCACGCCCCCAAGGCAGAACGGATGGCTCAAATGCCGGGAGCGGCGATCGCGGCCACCCTTACCGATACACCTGCCACCGAAAATCGCAATCAACTGGAACAAGAGCAAGCACTGCAAGATCCAGCCACGGCTGCGGTTCGGAATGAAACCATTCCACAACGCAAGGATGCTCCGGGTGAAGGCGTTACCGCAGGTCGGGTAGGGCCAACGCCTGACAAACAGGGTAAGGCACCTGAAATGGTCGTGAATGTCACAGGCTTGCAATTTGCCTGGATCTTTACTTACCCAGACAGCGGCGTGGTTGCGGCAGAATTACATGTCCCCACGGGTCGCGAGGTCAAACTCAATATTTCGGCCAATGATGTGATTCATGCCTTCTGGGTACCAGAGTTTCGCCTGAAGCAAGATGCAGTCCCTGGTCTACAAAGTGAACTGCGCTTTACACCCACCAGAATCGGAGAATATCCGCTCATCTGTGCCGAGCTTTGCGGTGCCTACCACGGTGCGATGAAGACTAAAGTTTTAGTTCAAGCGCCCCAAGATTTTGACAATTGGATTCAAAGTCAAAGGGTGGCGGCAGCGGAAGACTTAACTCAGGCGATCGCGGCTAACCCAGCCGATCTATCTACTGATGAATTTTTAGCGCCTTACACCCAAGATTTAGGCATCAGCGCAGCAGCACTTCAGGAACTTCCCCATAGCATGCACCAGATGCATCATGAGGATACTGTCAGCAGTACTGCCAGCTAAAGTAAGCCTAAGTTAAGGTTCAGTTGAGTTTGCTTTCAGAGAAATTTAGAGACTGTCACTTGGCATCTCTCTGTTGTGAGAATTGGCTATGACACAAGCACAGCTTCAAGAAACTGCCAACATCGCCGCCCACGGTTCCGAGCCTAAAGTAACCCATTGGCGCGAGTATTTTGGCTTTAGTACTGACCACAAGGTGATTGGGATTCAGTACCTGGTCACTACGTTTATCTTCTATTTAATTGGTGGTGTCTTGGCGACTGCCGTCCGCACCGAATTGGCAACGCCAGAGGTTGATTTTGTTAGCCGTGAGGTTTACAACAGCTTATTTACAGTCCACGCCACGATCATGATCTTTTTGTGGATCGTGCCTGCGGGGACGGGTGGCTTTGGCAACTTCTTGGTGCCTCTACTGATTGGGGCCAGAGACATGGCCTTTCCCCGGCTAAACGCGATCGCCTTCTGGATCATTCCGCCCGCAGGCTTGTTACTGCTTAGTAGCTTTCTAGTGGGGGCACCAGGTTCAGGTTGGACTTCTTATCCACCTCTGAGCACCATGGCTGCTGGCAAGGCTGGAGAAGCGATCTGGATCATGAGCGTGTTGCTGCTTGGAACCTCTTCGATCTTGGCGGCGGTCAACTTCATCGTCACGATTGTGAAGATGCGGACTCCCGGCATGGGCTATAACCAGATGCCGTTGTTTTGCTGGGCGATGCTCGCGACTTCAGCCTTAGCACTGATTGCGACTCCAGTTCTAGCAGGCGCACTGATTCTCTTAGCCTTTGATTTGCTGGCAGGTACGGCATTTTTTAACCCCACGGGTGGCGGTGACCCGATTGTTTACCAGCACTTGTTCTGGTTTTACTCGCACCCCGCCGTTTACATTATGATCTTGCCTTTCTTTGGCATGATCTCAGAGATTTTGCCTGTCCATGCTCGCAAGCCCATCTTTGGCTATAAGGCGATCGCTTACTCCAGCTTAGCGATCAGCTTTTTGGGCCTGATCGTGTGGGCACACCACATGTTCACCAGTGGCACCCCCGCTTGGCTGCGCATGTTCTTCATGATCACGACAATGGTGATCGCGGTTCCCACCGGGATCAAGGTGTTCAGTTGGCTGGCTACTATTTGGGGCGGCAAGCTACGGCTCAACAGCGCCATGCTGTTTGCAATGGGCTTTGTCTCCATGTTTGTGATCGGTGGCATCAGCGGCGTCATGGTGGCGGCTGTCCCCTTTGATATTCATGTTCACGACACCTACTTTGTCGTCGCCCACCTGCACTACGTCCTATTTGGCGGCAGCGTTTTTGGCATCTACGCTGGCTTCTATCACTGGTTCCCCAAAATGACGGGGCGGATGCTGAATGAAACCTGGGGCAAAATTCACTTTGCCATGATGTTGGTTGGCTTCAACATTACTTTCATGCCCATGCACAAGCTAGGGATGGAAGGGATGAACCGACGCATTGCTGAGTATGATCCCAAGTTCGCTACCCTGAACTTAATTTGTTCGGTCGGTGCTTATTTGCTGGCTCTCTCTACCATTCCCTTCATTGTGAATGCTTGCTGGAGTTGGATAGCCGGTCCCAAAGCACCAGACAACCCCTGGCAAGGTCTCACCTTAGAGTGGATGACGACTTCCCCACCTCCTGTGGAAAACTTTGAGAGTGATCCCGTCTTGGCTACAGGCCCGTATGACTATGGCATGGGCAGTCGCGCCACTCAGGTAGATGTGCCCTTCTCGGATGCTCGCGATCCAGCTTTATCGGCGGGTCCTAGTTCCGCGCTCAGAGCTGAGCCTGATCCGGCGGTTGCGGTTCATCCTGACGATCGCCAAGGCGAAAGCCATAACCGCTGATCAACCCAGATCGACGCACTTGTCGTTGCGCTAAAGGCATTGGAGATTCATGCAAGGTTCCACGATTGATCCGTCAAAAGCTGAGCTAAATTACCATCATCAAGCCGAAGCGTCAGAAGTTTCGGCGCATGGAGTTGAGCATCACGACTATCGCTTACTAGGTGTGATTGTGTTCCTGATTGCTGAGGGCATGATCTTCTTGGGCTTGTTTACGGCCTACCTCACCTTCCGGGCCGTAGCTCCCAGTTGGCCCCCCGCAGGGACACCCAAGTTGGAGTTACTTTTGCCTAGCATCAACACGGTCATTCTGATTGCTAGCAGTTTTGTCATCCACCAAGCAGATACCGCCGTTAAAAAAGACGACGTTAAGGGATTGCGGACTTGGTTTGGTGTCACCGCTTTGATGGGAGCCATCTTCTTGTGCGGTCAGATTTATGAGTACAAGCACTTAGAATTTGGCCTCACTTCAAACTTGTTTGGCAGCACCTTCTATGTGTTGACTGGCTTCCACGGTTTACACGTTTGCTTTGGCCTATTGCTAATGCTGGGTGTGCTGTGGCGATCGCTCAAGCCAAACCATTACTCGAAGGAGCATCACTTTGGCGTCGAAGCTGCCGAATTGTATTGGCACTTTGTTGACGTGATTTGGGTTTTGCTCTTTCTCCTGCTCTACTTGCTTTAAAACGGGCAACCCATTCATGATTCCTACCCCCTCCCTAGGGGGTTTTTAATTGCCAGCAACTATAGATAATGCGTTGTATAGAAGCCGAGGGTTGGCAGTGAAGTACGATAAATCTTTTCTTCCAGAAGTTTTTTCAGAAGTTCTTTCAGGCGTGGGGGCATACTTTAGGGCTTACCGTCGAGCCTTGGGCGCACTGGTTTTGGTCATCCCGCTCTTGCTCACTGCTTGCGGTGTGCCTAGAATTTCTGCTGAATCCAGGCTGTTTTTAGACCGCTCCCTAGAGTTTCTGGGGGAGTATCAACTGCCGCAGTCTACGTACAACAACACCCCAGTTGGAGCGTTATCAGCCCTGACTTATGATCGGCAGCGCGATCGCTTTTATGCTGTTTCTAATGATTCTAGTCAGCAGGCACCTGCCAGGTTTTACACCTTCAAGCTCAGTGTTGATGCAAGTGATCCGGAAGCTCCCAAAATTCAGCGACTAGAAGTTGAGCAAGTCACCACCCTAAAACAGGACAACGGCCAACCCTATCCACCTAATACGATCGCTCCTGCGGGCATTGGTCTGTCTCCACAAAGTTCTGTTTTCATTTCAAGCGACAACTTAGATGCGGCGGGGACCACACCTTTAGTCGGCGAGTTTGATCTAGCCACTGGCAAGTTACGGCAACGGCTACCGATCCCGAATCGGTTCTTACCCAATACGGGTACACTAGAAGCACCTGTCGGAGTCCAAGCACATGGAGCCTTTTCAGCCCTTACCCTTAGCGCTCCTAGTGTCAGCCCTGCTAACTTAGAACCGTTTCGCATCTTCACTGCCACTCAATCAGCCTTGGTACAAGACCGCGAAACAGAGAACCAAACCGCCAATAATCGCTTACTCCACTACCTAATTGGAGATGGCCCCCCGGTACTGATTGCCGAGCATGTGTATCCCATCAAAGCTCCTCCCGTGGGCGCGATCGCCCCTCAACTCACAGAACTCATGGTTCTCGATCAAGGCGGGCATTTCTTGAGCTTGGAAGAAACCCTCGATGACACCAACCCCTC
This region of Trichocoleus desertorum NBK24 genomic DNA includes:
- a CDS encoding cytochrome c oxidase subunit II, producing the protein MKIPSAISAMIAGILLTLASVWYGQNHDLLPIAASEEAPLVDGLFNVMMTIGTGIFLLVQGVLIISIIRFRRREGDDTDGPPIHGNIPLEILWTAIPAIIVLGISVYSFEVYLREGGVDPMNHAAAHAPKAERMAQMPGAAIAATLTDTPATENRNQLEQEQALQDPATAAVRNETIPQRKDAPGEGVTAGRVGPTPDKQGKAPEMVVNVTGLQFAWIFTYPDSGVVAAELHVPTGREVKLNISANDVIHAFWVPEFRLKQDAVPGLQSELRFTPTRIGEYPLICAELCGAYHGAMKTKVLVQAPQDFDNWIQSQRVAAAEDLTQAIAANPADLSTDEFLAPYTQDLGISAAALQELPHSMHQMHHEDTVSSTAS
- a CDS encoding heme-copper oxidase subunit III, translating into MQGSTIDPSKAELNYHHQAEASEVSAHGVEHHDYRLLGVIVFLIAEGMIFLGLFTAYLTFRAVAPSWPPAGTPKLELLLPSINTVILIASSFVIHQADTAVKKDDVKGLRTWFGVTALMGAIFLCGQIYEYKHLEFGLTSNLFGSTFYVLTGFHGLHVCFGLLLMLGVLWRSLKPNHYSKEHHFGVEAAELYWHFVDVIWVLLFLLLYLL
- the ctaD gene encoding cytochrome c oxidase subunit I, with translation MTQAQLQETANIAAHGSEPKVTHWREYFGFSTDHKVIGIQYLVTTFIFYLIGGVLATAVRTELATPEVDFVSREVYNSLFTVHATIMIFLWIVPAGTGGFGNFLVPLLIGARDMAFPRLNAIAFWIIPPAGLLLLSSFLVGAPGSGWTSYPPLSTMAAGKAGEAIWIMSVLLLGTSSILAAVNFIVTIVKMRTPGMGYNQMPLFCWAMLATSALALIATPVLAGALILLAFDLLAGTAFFNPTGGGDPIVYQHLFWFYSHPAVYIMILPFFGMISEILPVHARKPIFGYKAIAYSSLAISFLGLIVWAHHMFTSGTPAWLRMFFMITTMVIAVPTGIKVFSWLATIWGGKLRLNSAMLFAMGFVSMFVIGGISGVMVAAVPFDIHVHDTYFVVAHLHYVLFGGSVFGIYAGFYHWFPKMTGRMLNETWGKIHFAMMLVGFNITFMPMHKLGMEGMNRRIAEYDPKFATLNLICSVGAYLLALSTIPFIVNACWSWIAGPKAPDNPWQGLTLEWMTTSPPPVENFESDPVLATGPYDYGMGSRATQVDVPFSDARDPALSAGPSSALRAEPDPAVAVHPDDRQGESHNR
- a CDS encoding heme A synthase codes for the protein MTDSVLPRHPELAPESSQLVQWLSRFVMRMAIATLLLMAIGSATRVMNAGLACPDWPLCYGELVPRQQMNLQVFLEWFHRLDAALLGLSSIALFGVTWWNRRQLPTWLPWAATLVVGLIVFQGALGGLTVTELLRFDIVTAHLGTALLYFTTLLVIRMALVPYQGTGTVGKLPWVSLSAAIFVYAQSILGALVGSQWALHQCLGTAQLCQVMNSHIAGVLPASLATIATVWLAWRTPALSPLLRQFANWIAGLLVLQVALGIATFRLHLQVEPLTVAHQAIGAALLGTLVAFTVVAWRDRSTIKAAEPTSSLSVQPSPSIHSEPA
- a CDS encoding heme o synthase; the encoded protein is MQETLWTQAPRRNQNLVQVIQSYYQLTKPRIILLLLITTAGGMWIAAEGQVNPLLLLVTLTGGALAAASANTINCLYDRDIDYVMERTRHRPLPSGRVQPRDALIFAIALASVSFSLLVVFANLLSALLAMSGIVVYVLVYTHWLKRHSTQNIVIGGAAGAIPPLVGWAAVTGDLSWAAWVLFAIVFFWTPPHFWALALMIRKDYASVGVPMLPVVAGEAETARQIWWYTLLLIPVTLLLVYPLHVMGAVYAAVALLLGSVFAQKAWQLIKAPADLDQARSLFKYSILYLMLLCAGMVLDSLPLTHQLLSFCTENLQSLISAIPMLQGLTV